A part of Bacillus rossius redtenbacheri isolate Brsri chromosome 1, Brsri_v3, whole genome shotgun sequence genomic DNA contains:
- the LOC134546179 gene encoding glycosyltransferase 25 family member-like isoform X1 has product MAVVQNSRCCSLIFLNFVIVTLLLFVSIDAESSSIVYEKKQPSVVIAFLVRNKAHTLPYFLTLLERLDYPKERISLWIRSDHNEDKTLEILKKWLSSVESDYHSINAELLSSPPKRLKDEMGPAHWSASRFMHVIQLREEALMSARQLWAEYLWFLDADVFITNHQTLQLLMEKDRLVVAPALKSDGLYSNFWCGMTDNFYYQRTDDYKPILSRERVGCFHVPMVHSSVLMDLRMTASDNLTYVGSNIPDYEGPHDDIITFALAANKSDIPLYVCNDHVYGFVMVPLEQTDELKQDFIQLTNLKLEVLVENSPLPVSGLLSGYVSYPEPDMMAFDVVFTINLRRRPERRRRMVDCFRELGVRSVVVDAVDGRLGAAAIQS; this is encoded by the exons ATGGCGGTAGTGCAAAATTCGCGATGTTGTTCCCTAATTTTTTTGAACTTTGTAATCGTAACGTTATTGTTGTTTGTATCCATTGATGCAGAATCCTCTTCAATAGTGTACGAAAAGAAACAGCCATCTGTTGTCATTGCTTTTCTCGTACGCAATAAAGCTCATACGTTGCCTTATTTTTTGACTTTATTAGAGAGGTTAGACTACCCTAAGGAACGAATTTCTTTGTG GATCCGTAGCGACCACAATGAAGACAAAACTCTGGAAATACTTAAAAAGTGGTTGTCGTCCGTGGAGAGTGATTACCACTCCATCAACGCAGAGCTTCTGTCGTCGCCCCCGAAGAGGCTCAAGGACGAGATGGGCCCCGCGCACTGGTCTGCCTCGCGGTTCATGCACGTCATACAGCTGCGCGAAGAGGCGTTGATGTCTGCTCGCCAGCTGTGGGCGGAGTACCTGTGG TTTCTGGATGCAGATGTTTTCATCACAAACCATCAAACGCTGCAGCTACTGATGGAAAAAGATCGCTTGGTTGTGGCGCCTGCACTGAAATCGGATGGGTTGTACTCCAACTTCTGGTGCGGGATGACGGACAACTTCTATTACCAGCGCACGGATGACTACAAGCCCATACTTAGCCGTGAGCGGGTCGGCTGCTTCCACGTGCCGATGGTTCACTCGTCCGTGCTGATGGACCTGCGGATGACAGCGTCGGACAATCTCACCTACGTGGGGAGTAACATACCAGACTACGAGGGCCCGCACGACGACATCATCACTTTTGCACTTGCTGCGAACAAGTCAG ATATACCACTTTACGTGTGTAATGACCACGTGTATGGTTTTGTGATGGTTCCTTTGGAGCAGACGGATGAACTGAAACAAGACTTCATCCAGCTGACAAACTTGAAGCTGGAAGTTCTAG TGGAAAATTCCCCCCTGCCTGTCAGCGGGCTGTTGTCGGGGTACGTGAGCTACCCTGAGCCTGACATGATGGCGTTCGACGTCGTCTTCACAATCAACCTGCGGCGACGACCCGAGCGGCGGCGGAGGATGGTCGACTGCTTCCGCGAGCTCGGCGTCCGCTCGGTCGTCGTCGATGCAGTCGACGGTCG ATTGGGTGCTGCTGCAATCCAGTCCTAG
- the LOC134546179 gene encoding glycosyltransferase 25 family member-like isoform X3, whose translation MAVVQNSRCCSLIFLNFVIVTLLLFVSIDAESSSIVYEKKQPSVVIAFLVRNKAHTLPYFLTLLERLDYPKERISLWIRSDHNEDKTLEILKKWLSSVESDYHSINAELLSSPPKRLKDEMGPAHWSASRFMHVIQLREEALMSARQLWAEYLWFLDADVFITNHQTLQLLMEKDRLVVAPALKSDGLYSNFWCGMTDNFYYQRTDDYKPILSRERVGCFHVPMVHSSVLMDLRMTASDNLTYVGSNIPDYEGPHDDIITFALAANKSDIPLYVCNDHVYGFVMVPLEQTDELKQDFIQLTNLKLEVLAGCCRGT comes from the exons ATGGCGGTAGTGCAAAATTCGCGATGTTGTTCCCTAATTTTTTTGAACTTTGTAATCGTAACGTTATTGTTGTTTGTATCCATTGATGCAGAATCCTCTTCAATAGTGTACGAAAAGAAACAGCCATCTGTTGTCATTGCTTTTCTCGTACGCAATAAAGCTCATACGTTGCCTTATTTTTTGACTTTATTAGAGAGGTTAGACTACCCTAAGGAACGAATTTCTTTGTG GATCCGTAGCGACCACAATGAAGACAAAACTCTGGAAATACTTAAAAAGTGGTTGTCGTCCGTGGAGAGTGATTACCACTCCATCAACGCAGAGCTTCTGTCGTCGCCCCCGAAGAGGCTCAAGGACGAGATGGGCCCCGCGCACTGGTCTGCCTCGCGGTTCATGCACGTCATACAGCTGCGCGAAGAGGCGTTGATGTCTGCTCGCCAGCTGTGGGCGGAGTACCTGTGG TTTCTGGATGCAGATGTTTTCATCACAAACCATCAAACGCTGCAGCTACTGATGGAAAAAGATCGCTTGGTTGTGGCGCCTGCACTGAAATCGGATGGGTTGTACTCCAACTTCTGGTGCGGGATGACGGACAACTTCTATTACCAGCGCACGGATGACTACAAGCCCATACTTAGCCGTGAGCGGGTCGGCTGCTTCCACGTGCCGATGGTTCACTCGTCCGTGCTGATGGACCTGCGGATGACAGCGTCGGACAATCTCACCTACGTGGGGAGTAACATACCAGACTACGAGGGCCCGCACGACGACATCATCACTTTTGCACTTGCTGCGAACAAGTCAG ATATACCACTTTACGTGTGTAATGACCACGTGTATGGTTTTGTGATGGTTCCTTTGGAGCAGACGGATGAACTGAAACAAGACTTCATCCAGCTGACAAACTTGAAGCTGGAAGTTCTAG CGGGCTGTTGTCGGGGTACGTGA
- the LOC134546179 gene encoding glycosyltransferase 25 family member-like isoform X2 — translation MAVVQNSRCCSLIFLNFVIVTLLLFVSIDAESSSIVYEKKQPSVVIAFLVRNKAHTLPYFLTLLERLDYPKERISLWIRSDHNEDKTLEILKKWLSSVESDYHSINAELLSSPPKRLKDEMGPAHWSASRFMHVIQLREEALMSARQLWAEYLWFLDADVFITNHQTLQLLMEKDRLVVAPALKSDGLYSNFWCGMTDNFYYQRTDDYKPILSRERVGCFHVPMVHSSVLMDLRMTASDNLTYVGSNIPDYEGPHDDIITFALAANKSDIPLYVCNDHVYGFVMVPLEQTDELKQDFIQLTNLKLEVLDVLLLQQWKIPPCLSAGCCRGT, via the exons ATGGCGGTAGTGCAAAATTCGCGATGTTGTTCCCTAATTTTTTTGAACTTTGTAATCGTAACGTTATTGTTGTTTGTATCCATTGATGCAGAATCCTCTTCAATAGTGTACGAAAAGAAACAGCCATCTGTTGTCATTGCTTTTCTCGTACGCAATAAAGCTCATACGTTGCCTTATTTTTTGACTTTATTAGAGAGGTTAGACTACCCTAAGGAACGAATTTCTTTGTG GATCCGTAGCGACCACAATGAAGACAAAACTCTGGAAATACTTAAAAAGTGGTTGTCGTCCGTGGAGAGTGATTACCACTCCATCAACGCAGAGCTTCTGTCGTCGCCCCCGAAGAGGCTCAAGGACGAGATGGGCCCCGCGCACTGGTCTGCCTCGCGGTTCATGCACGTCATACAGCTGCGCGAAGAGGCGTTGATGTCTGCTCGCCAGCTGTGGGCGGAGTACCTGTGG TTTCTGGATGCAGATGTTTTCATCACAAACCATCAAACGCTGCAGCTACTGATGGAAAAAGATCGCTTGGTTGTGGCGCCTGCACTGAAATCGGATGGGTTGTACTCCAACTTCTGGTGCGGGATGACGGACAACTTCTATTACCAGCGCACGGATGACTACAAGCCCATACTTAGCCGTGAGCGGGTCGGCTGCTTCCACGTGCCGATGGTTCACTCGTCCGTGCTGATGGACCTGCGGATGACAGCGTCGGACAATCTCACCTACGTGGGGAGTAACATACCAGACTACGAGGGCCCGCACGACGACATCATCACTTTTGCACTTGCTGCGAACAAGTCAG ATATACCACTTTACGTGTGTAATGACCACGTGTATGGTTTTGTGATGGTTCCTTTGGAGCAGACGGATGAACTGAAACAAGACTTCATCCAGCTGACAAACTTGAAGCTGGAAGTTCTAG ACGTGTTGTTACTACAACAGTGGAAAATTCCCCCCTGCCTGTCAGCGGGCTGTTGTCGGGGTACGTGA